The sequence TAATACAAATCTTAGTAACTATAATTTTGTAGTGACTAAGGCGTGTGTTGAGCACATTTATGGTATATAGTACAAAACAATGAAAACCTAAGAAGTTGATTAGcaagcaaacttaaatagtgggaGCAAATGGCAGAATTAATTAAATTATTAAACATTTCTTTTCAAAAACACAAATTatagatcaaagattcaaaaatatTGTTGATCCGAGCACATTAAGGCCCGTTCGGTCTGGCCCAAAACGTCCTGGAACACGGCTCATTCCATATGGAATTATTTGGTCTAGATTAAAACTGGACCAACCCGAAATTCGTGAACAAAACCAGGCCATTCTAGGTCTTTTCACCCCTCTTCAGCTCGGACTGGAGCCACATCTACAAGCAGTTGGAATCAAAAACCAGGTTTTAGTAAACCGTCAGAATCCACTCCATCTTGGCGTGGAACTGGTCCTGACCTGGAACTAGTCCTAGAGTTTGGGCTGTCGAATAGCCTCTAATGACTTGTTTGGTTGCatagggattggaggggattagaggattaagggggtgtttgagaTGGCTCCAGGTTTTAGCTTCAGTGTGGAGTtgtagtttataatatcaatttaattagtttttaaaatattttaatctaaataataaacaaaTTACTTATCTAAATGTCTTTTAAAGGCTTACAACTCTAACTCTGACGATTTTCTAGAGCATCTAATGACCTGCTTCACCAAATTTCTTGGAGCTGGAGCTATCCCAAACAGGGTCTAAATCTCCTTCTATTTCGGTTATAAATAGGAAAGAATTTAATTCCCTCCAATCACTCTCAATTCACCACTACAGAACAAGTCCTAAAGGTAGAAGTGGTAATGGACTCtagattttacactataaaatttaaggattaaATCGGATTACAATCGATCTCTATTCCTAtttattttaaactaaaattaattaaaaaGTCTAACTTCATATAAAAAAATATTTGGATTATCATCCATTACCCATATGTGTTTCACACAGGCTGCAAACGATTTTAAAGTCATCTCGGTTCGCATTGTCAATCATTATAAGATTCTAGAGTGTAGGTTGTGGTAGTGTGTGACACTGTATGGAGTAGGTTTTCATGTGGCCTGTTGGTGGTCCTAAACAATCCCTCTCCAACTTTTCCTTGACCTCCCTCCAAAGCCCCCCCATGGAATCCATGGGAACACAGCACCCCCTCTGTCCTCCCCTCAAAAAAGTCAGAGGAGATACAAACAAAACCAAGAGAAAAATAACGCTAAACCCCTTGACCTTTTCCGGTCCTCCATTCCTGCTGCAGAAAGCAGCCAAAGCACCGAGCACCATCCACACACACCACACCACAAACGAACAGATCCATCCAACAACACAGCGGCATGGAACCATCATCTCTTCAAGCCTACACAAGAAGAAGCTACATGCAGGAAGAGAAGTTGTTGAGGAGGGAAAGGAAGAAGCAAGAAGAGCCACCCAAGCACACCATCCACTAATCTTCTTTAACTGTTTTTTCACTCCTTTTGTTGGTTCATCATCTACCACTTTCTATACACAAATGCAAAAAAACAGGCACCTAACAAAAGAGATACAAAGTCACAACCATACCTAAAAAAAGAGCAGAAAAAGAACAAAATGCAAAGATGTTGTTCTGAGCGGTGAGGAAGGAAGAACTGCTTTGAGGGTTGATGGATCAAGCTCTGTACTGGTCAGGACTGACTACCGATGCTAGGACTAATACTAGTATCATGATGTCGATGCTACTGATGGATGCATTACAATGGCAGATCAGATGATTTCTTCTACTCTCTTCGCTTCCCTTGATTTTGTTTCATCTACAAAGACGGACGGACGGCACATCATTGTCTCTATCTGTTGGAGAAGTCAGCTCCTGGCGCCGGCTGCCCCTGTGGCTGGCTCGCCGGCGCTGCTGGTGGCCGTCAGCCAAGGGGAGTTTAGGAAGGGCTCGTCGACGACGTCGAAGAGCGAGGGCATGGGCTCCAGTGGTGCCCCGGCGTCAGCTTCGGCGTCGGCGTCGATGTTGAGGAACAAGAGCTCGTCCTCGCCGACCATCTCCATGTCCTCCACCAGcagctcgtcgtcgtcgtcgtccatctcctcctcctccatcgacgGCGTGCGCAGCGGCGTCGTGGGCGAGAGCCCCGCGGTCGACGTGGACGCCGGGCTCGGGCTCGGCTGCTGATGCTGCGCGTCGCCGGCACCGGCGCCGCCCACCACCACGGACGGCGGAGGCGGCGGAGGCGCCGCCGAGGAGGGGAACTTGTTTCGGGTGGTGCCGGCGAGCGAGTTGCGGTGGGTCGGCGCCGCGTGGTTGTGCTCGCCGGTGTAGGTGAGGATGAAGGTGTTGGGGTCCGCGCGGCTGCGCTCGACCTGCTTCCGCGCCGCACACCCCTTGGAGCTGCTGCACCGGTAGTATCCCCTGTTCAAGAAATTGAGCAGCAGGCGGTGAGATCGGTTTGCCCCGACGCGACGCCGGCAAGAAGCTGTGAGAGAAACAAGGGATTGTTCTGGCTGACCGACCTTGGGTAGGGGGAGCCCTTGATGGGCTTCTGGCCGTACTTGCGCCACGCCCACATGTCCGACGACGAGCCGTCCGCCGGAACGTGGCAGACCACCTTCTTCACCTGGTTCTTCCTGGAGTGCGCGGCGGAAACAGCGTTAGCACTTAGCAGTATGCATATACCCGAGCTTTCAGCCTCCTCAAGAAACAGTTCAAAGAACCGCTGGCGTGTGGAGAGTGGAGGCACTCAGCAGAGAAGAGTACCTTCTCTTGGATCTTGGCACGGCACCGGGCACCTGCCGCCCGCTCGGCTGCGCTCTGGCGGCCGGAGCGGGGCGCACCTGGGGTAGCGGCACGTCCACGGCTGTAACAGTCGACTGTCGATGCTCTCCTGCTGCCGGGGGAAGCGTTGGCGTTGGCGTTGGCGTTGTCGTTGGCAGAGGCTGAGGCAGGGAAGGCTGGACTGCTAACATGGCCCTCATGAGCTCGTCGCCGTCTTGCCCGCCGCCAGCACCGAGGTTAGGAAAGCGCCACCCGGCGTATGGCTCTGGCTCTGGTCCTTTAGCCAGCGCTGGCACCACGGGCTTCTCCTTctgcggcggcgacggcgacggcgacggcagggTCGGAGGGAGAAGCGAAGCAAACGGGTCGGGCTGCCGTGGcggggagaggcggcggcggcagccCAGGCGGACGACGGCGTCCAGATCCCAGTTGTTGAAGCAGCGCTCCTCCTCCATTGCGCAGCGGCAGCAAACGACGACGACGTGGAGTGGTTGAGTTCTTGGAAATGGAGGAAAGTGGCGGAGGAGATAAGGGGGAGGCGCTGACTTTTGCTAGTTTATTGATTGTTTGGGAAGAGTGAGAAGACTATGAGAAGAGtaaaaggagagagagagagtgtgtggtGGGCAAAGGCATTGGATCCTGTCCTAAAAAGGGGTGAGGGCTACTGGTCTATGCTGtgggttttttcttttctttctggtttctttttcttttcttgggCCTTGGAGTTTTATAGAGACGCAGCCGCGCAGGCAGAGTCGGGCAGGCAGCCCCACTTGACTTTCTGAGATGTCAAAGGGTGAGAAAATTCAAAGAGGATGAGAGAGAGAAAAGGAGGCTGATAAATGAAATCTACTAAGCAGAGGTTCTGAGGAGATTTTTCTTGATCGAAATCTCTGAACATACGGATGTATAATCGGTTCTAACAAGATAATACACATATTTTTTTCAATCTTTTGGCTATGAGTTGTATCATGAGGATAGATTGTATTGAAATTTTGATTAATTATTAGCATCTAAATGGATTGTATCGATACTATTTTGACTCTGATTACATATTGTACAAAATCTCACTTTGTGTGTTGACGCGTCACGCGTGATAGGATATATGATATACATGCGTATCTTTCTGAACATGGTTGGTAAATCAGCATGGAATTTATTCAAATTTCTATTACTGCTTCAAACCAAATATGAGTTACTTAATGAGGTCCACACTTATAATTGTCTCTAGCAAGGTATATACACTCCCGATTTGCAAATTTTTAGCTGTAAATTTAATGGTAAAAGTCTGCCATGTATTGAAGCTTCCATTATCGGTTGACATTCGAATATAATATGCAACGTTTTAGCTATGACTTCTATACATGAGGATGTTGTGCCTTGAAATTTTCATTAATTATTGACGTATTTGGTCACGGGTTTATGAAATCCAATACACTATATAATCTTTTTTTGTTCCATGGATAGGATATATGAACGTATCCTTATAGATATGATCGATAAATTCTTCCATAATTTATTTAACTTTTATTAGCATTTACCACCAAAATATATTGGATTCGGTAAGACTCATATTTATAACGAGATCTAACATGATATCAGTATTTCAATTTGCAATAATCTAGCTATTATTTTAATAGCAAAAGGATGGCATGTATTGAAATTTTCGCTGTTGTTTTTTGACTTCAAATAGATATAATATGCAATCTTTTAGCTATAATTCGTACAAGAGGACGCCATCTCTTGATTTTTTTAGTACTTATTGATGTTTGAGATATCTTATCTACATTATACATTCCTGGTTTTACAAAATACAATGTATTGTATGAAAACTATTAGCCTATGGATGCATGGATCAGATATAAATACAAATATTTTTAGTAATAGTCGGATATACCATGGTGGAATACATTTTAATTCGTGGTACTATCTAATGTCAAAACATGTCTTGTTTCATGACATCTTGACACGGTTTCATGCATGGTTTCCTCTGTTGTTGTGTTCCTCCACGTTTAAATAGTAACAAAACTAAAATTATGTATAAATAGGATTTAAAACTATGTTTGTTGGCTCCATACTTACAATTACACCCAAGTAGCCAACAAAACGTACATGTTTTTATATTTTACGGTCCATACTTGTAAATGGAAACCGCACCACCAACGTACGAGCACATTGCTAGTACTTTATATTTTAGACTCTCTCAGTAGGACCAATGCAGAAGGGGAAAAGACAAAAGTACCCTTAAAAAATAGAGATACAAATATATTAAAAAGAAAAGGTATATTGAGGTAAGAAAAATGTGTATT is a genomic window of Zea mays cultivar B73 chromosome 5, Zm-B73-REFERENCE-NAM-5.0, whole genome shotgun sequence containing:
- the LOC100285621 gene encoding WRKY39v2 - superfamily of TFs having WRKY and zinc finger domains yields the protein MEEERCFNNWDLDAVVRLGCRRRLSPPRQPDPFASLLPPTLPSPSPSPPQKEKPVVPALAKGPEPEPYAGWRFPNLGAGGGQDGDELMRAMLAVQPSLPQPLPTTTPTPTPTLPPAAGEHRQSTVTAVDVPLPQVRPAPAARAQPSGRQVPGAVPRSKRRKNQVKKVVCHVPADGSSSDMWAWRKYGQKPIKGSPYPRGYYRCSSSKGCAARKQVERSRADPNTFILTYTGEHNHAAPTHRNSLAGTTRNKFPSSAAPPPPPPSVVVGGAGAGDAQHQQPSPSPASTSTAGLSPTTPLRTPSMEEEEMDDDDDELLVEDMEMVGEDELLFLNIDADAEADAGAPLEPMPSLFDVVDEPFLNSPWLTATSSAGEPATGAAGARS